Below is a window of Schistocerca cancellata isolate TAMUIC-IGC-003103 chromosome 4, iqSchCanc2.1, whole genome shotgun sequence DNA.
GTGGGCGGCCCGGCCCGCGACGTGCCAGCGGTGGGCGGCCCGGCCCGCGACGTGCCAGCGGTGGGCTGCCCGGCCCGCGCGGTGTCAGCGGTGGGCGGCCCGGCCCGCGCGGTGTCAGCGGTGGGCGGCCCGGCCCGCGACGTGCCAGCGGTGGGCTGCCCGGCCCGCGCGGTGTCAGCGGTGGGCGGCCCGGCCCGCGCGGTGTCAGCGGTGGGCGGCCCGGCCCGCGACGTGCCAGCAGTGGGCTGCCCGGCCCGCGCGGTGTCAGCGGTGGGCGGCCCGGCCCGCGACGTGCCAGCGGTGGGCTGCCCGGCCCGCGCGGTGTCAGCGGTGGGCGGCCCGGCCCGCGCGGTGTCAGCGGTGGGCGGCCCGGCCCTCGCGGTGCCAGCGGTGGGCGCCCCGGGCCGCGCGGTGCCAGCGGTGGGCGCCCCGGGCCGCGAGGTGCCAGCGGTGGGCGCCCCGGGCCGCGAGGTGCCAGCGCTGGGCGCCCCGGGCCGCGAGGTGCCAGCGCTGGGCGCCCCGGGCCGCGAGGTGCCAGCGGTGGGCGCCCCGGGCCGCGAGGTGCCAGCGGTGGGCGCCCCGGGCCGCGCGATGTTCCCCGAGGGCGCCCAGGACCACGAACTCTTCCACTTCCCCACGAACGTAGACGGCTGTGTACTACTCCAGTTTGTAGATCAATACGTACAGGTCCACCTGCACATCTGCGACG
It encodes the following:
- the LOC126184274 gene encoding elastin-like, producing MSRHCLFYADGLDDGLFLAGARDDGLFLAGARDDGLFLAGARDDGLLLAGGPARDVTAVGGPARDVPAVGGPARDVPAVGGPARDVPAVGGPARDVPAVGGPARDVPAVGGPARDVPAVGGPARDVPAVGCPARAVSAVGGPARAVSAVGGPARDVPAVGCPARAVSAVGGPARAVSAVGGPARDVPAVGCPARAVSAVGGPARDVPAVGCPARAVSAVGGPARAVSAVGGPALAVPAVGAPGRAVPAVGAPGREVPAVGAPGREVPALGAPGREVPALGAPGREVPAVGAPGREVPAVGAPGRAMFPEGAQDHELFHFPTNVDGCVLLQFVDQYVQVHLHICDDDGVSSYEMSSHQILKIKESY